A stretch of Schistocerca americana isolate TAMUIC-IGC-003095 chromosome 3, iqSchAmer2.1, whole genome shotgun sequence DNA encodes these proteins:
- the LOC124606117 gene encoding uncharacterized protein LOC124606117, whose protein sequence is MAAIVQKDEREVPRKFRMAKGNPINFSKCVFHSTCTLVSYMLKPEKKYYKHMNYGMHLVDKMSMLYNASRNSRRRPLTEFYDLLYLDAFNSLCIYTTNQN, encoded by the exons ATGGCTGCCATTGTACAGAAGGATGAAAGAGAAGTGCCTAGGAAATTTCGCATGGCAAaaggaaatccaataaatttttcaaaatgtgtCTTCCACTCCACTTGCACATTGGTTTCTTACATGCTGAAGCCTGAGAAAAAG TACTACAAACATATGAATTACGGTATGCATCTAGTTGATAAGATGAGCATGCTGTACAACGCATCCAGAAATTCAAGAAGAAGGCCTCTTACTGAATTTTATGATTTGCTGTACCTTGATGCCTTCAATTCACTCTGCATTTATACAACAAACCAAAACTAA